TCGCCTGCACCGAGATCTTCCTCCTCACCGTCATGGCCTATGACCGCTACGTGGCCatctgcaatcctatgcattacCTCACGGTCATGAGCCACAAAGTCTGCCTGCTGTTGGCTGGAACCATCTGGCTAGGCGGTACGGTCCACTCCCTCGCTTTAATTGGCATGACCATCAAACTACCCTACTGCGGCCCCCAGGAAGTCGATAACTTCTTCTGTGACGTTCCTCCAGTCATCAAGCTGGCGTGCACCAACACTTACATCATCGAGGTCCTTATCATTTCCAACTCGGGGCTGATCTCCGTGGTCTGCTTCGTAGTCCTGGTTGTCTCTTACGGCGTCATCTTGGTCTCCCTCCGCAACCGTTTCGCTGAAGGGCGGCGCAAGGCCCTCTCCACATGTGCGGCGCACCTCACGGTGGTGACTCTCTTCCTGGGGCACTGCATTTTCATTTACTCCCGCCCCTCCACCAGCTTCAAGGAAGACAAGGTGGTATCGGTCTTCTTCACCGCCGTGACCCCGTTGCTCAACCCCATTATCTACACGCTGAGGAACGAGGATATGAAGCGAGCGCTCAACAAACTGATGGGCCGAAAGCAGAAGAATGTCCTTCCAGAGAAGACTGGGAAAGCAAACTGGCAGAATATGCaataatggcaaaattgacatttatgtgaacaaaaaaaaaaaacaatcaaagaatttcaagacaaatgaaAAATATATTATTCACACTATTCTTAAAAATCATCTCGACaaagctttaattttttaaaatttggggaATACTTTTAGAAATGTATAGCAATTATTATTATTGCGAGTAGTTTAACTATTATATTTTGCAATTCATTTCAAAATATTGCTTAACTTCAACATTGTGTTTTATAAGTACTATGCAGAATGCTCATGATCTAAGCTAAGATTAGTAGAGAATGACCATTGTTTAACTGTTATcattattatataatat
This genomic window from Euleptes europaea isolate rEulEur1 chromosome 18, rEulEur1.hap1, whole genome shotgun sequence contains:
- the LOC130490255 gene encoding olfactory receptor 4E1-like — translated: MQETATPNWTVETQNQTSVTEFILVGLSNDPETQLVLFVVFLVLYLMTLAGNFLIVVTIVHSQALHTPMYFFLSNLSFIDICHSTVTVPKMLADFLSTEKTISFGGCVAQMFFLHLFACTEIFLLTVMAYDRYVAICNPMHYLTVMSHKVCLLLAGTIWLGGTVHSLALIGMTIKLPYCGPQEVDNFFCDVPPVIKLACTNTYIIEVLIISNSGLISVVCFVVLVVSYGVILVSLRNRFAEGRRKALSTCAAHLTVVTLFLGHCIFIYSRPSTSFKEDKVVSVFFTAVTPLLNPIIYTLRNEDMKRALNKLMGRKQKNVLPEKTGKANWQNMQ